In the genome of Diaphorobacter sp. HDW4A, the window TACTCACCGTGAAAGGGTGATGTCCTAGGCCTCTAGACGATAGGGTCATAACCTAGAATTCTTGGTGGAGGTAAACGGGATCGAACCGATGACCTCTTGCATGCCATGCAAGCGCTCTCCCAGCTGAGCTATACCCCCAATTTTCTCTGCAGATAACGTCGTTTAGTTGTGTAACCATCGTCATCTGCTGAGCTTCGAATTATATACAGGTTTTCAGGCGCTTTTCAAATTCATCAAAACTTTTTCACGCCCGAGAAGCTCGAGCACTGCGTCGACCGATGGCGTGTGCGCCGTACCCAGCGTCAGCACGCGCACCGGCATCGCCAGCATCGGCATCTTCACGCCCTGATCTTTGAGCACTTGCTTGATGGCAGCGCTGATCGCTTCCTTGTTCCACTCCACCGTTTCCATGGCGGTAGCGAACGCGGCGAGCAGCGGCTTGACGGCGTCGGTCACATGCTTGGCGTAGTCTTCGGCGTTGCGCTCGATGCTCTCCATATAGAAGAGCTTCGCCCAGTGGGCCATGTCGACCAGCGTTTCGCAGCGATCCTTGAACAGACCAACAATGCGCACAAGGCGGTCATCAGCATCGATCAGGCTCTCGGCGACACCCGTCTTGATGACGAACGGCTTGACCATCGCTGTCAGCGCCACATCGTCCATGGCCTTCAGGTGCTGGGCATTCACCCAGCGCAGTTTGGCCTCGTCGAACTGGCCCGCACTGCGGCCGAGATGGTCCAGATTGAACCACTCGAGGAACTGCTGACGGGAGAAGATTTCGTCATCGCCATGGCTCCAACCCAGACGGGCCAGGTAGTTCACCATCGCATCGGGCAAATAGCCTTCGTCGCGGTATTCCGTCACGGCCTTGGCACCATTGCGCTTGCTCATCTTCTCGCCCTGCTCATTGAGCACGGTCGGCAGATGTGCGAACACCGGCACGGTGGCACCGAGCGCCTCGAAAATGTGGATCTGGCGCGGCGTGTTGTTCACATGGTCATCACCGCGGATCACATGGGTGATGGTCATGTCCATGTCGTCCACGCAGACGCAGAAGTTATAGGTTGGTGTGCCGTCGGGACGAGCAATCACTAGATCGTCGAGCTCGGAGTTCTGGAACTCGATGTGGCCCTTGCACTTGTCCTCCCAGCCGACCACGCCGGTCAAAGGCGTCTTGAAACGCAGCACCGGCTTCACGCCTTCGGGAATAGCTGGCAGCACCTTGCCGGGTTCCGGACGCCATGTGCCGTCATAGCGTGGCTTTTCCTTGGCGGCCATTTGCTTTTCGCGCAGTGCGTCCAGCTCTGCCATGCTCATGTAGCAAGGATAGACATAGCCCTTTTCTTGCAGAACGGCCAGCACTTCCTTGTAGCGCTCCATGCGCTGCATCTGATAGAACGGGCCCTCGTCGTGATCGAGCTGCAACCATTCCATACCTTCCAGAATCACATCGACCGATGCCTGCGTGGAACGCTCCACGTCGGTGTCCTCGATGCGCAGGATGAAGTCACCCTTGTTGGCACGCGCAAAGGCCCATGGATACAGGGCCGAGCGGATGTTGCCCAGATGGATGAAGCCCGTGGGAGACGGGGCAAATCGGGTACGTACTTTTTCTTGTGTCATTTCAATGTATCCAGTCCGCGGGAAAGATCGTTCTTGATGTCTTCAAGATGCTCGAGACCCACGGAAACGCGAATGAGGCCCTGCCCCACGCCCGCAGCCTGACGCTGCGCTTCGCTCAAACGGCCGTGCGATGTGCTGGCCGGGTGTGTGATGGTGGTCTTCACATCGCCAAGATTGGCGGTGATGCTGCACACGCGCGTGCTGTCGACCACGTGGAACGCGTTGGCGCGCAGTTGCTCGGAACCTTCGCCAACCACATCGAACGCGATCACCGCTCCGCCCAGGCCATTCTGCTGACGCATCGCCAACTCGTGCTGGGGATGACTCTTGAGGCCGGGGTAATACACGCGCGCAACCTTGGGATGCGCTTCAAGCCAAGTGGCGAGCCCCAGCGCAGCCGCGCTCTCCGCCTTAACACGCAGCGACAGGGTTTCAAGCCCCTTCATCACCACCCAGGCGTTGAACGGAGCGAGATTCAGCCCGCCGCTGCGCAGAAAGGTGCCCATGACCTTGTCCACCAGCGCCACAGTGCCGCAGACGGCGCCCGACATCACGCGGCCTTGGCCGTCGAGGAACTTGGTGCCCGAGTGCACGACGATGTCCGCGCCGAATTTGGCAGGCTGCTGCAGCGCGGGCGAGGCGAAGCTGTTGTCCACGGCCAGCAGCGCGCCATGGGCGTGGGCAAGCTCGGCCAGTGCGGCGATGTCGCAAAGGTCGGTCAGCGGATTGGTCGGCGTCTCGGCGAACAGCAGCTTGGTGTTGGGACGCACGGCGTCCTTCCAGGCCTGTACATCGGTCTGCGAGACGAACGTGGTCTCGACGCCAAAGCGCGCCATTTCAGTGCCGAGCAGTTTGATCGTCGAGCCAAACATGGATTGCGAGCAGATCACATGATCGCCCGTCTTCAACGTCGTCAGCGCGACCAGCAGAATGGCCGCCATGCCGGTCGAGGTCGCCACAGCGCACTCCGTGCCTTCCATTGCAGCCAGACGCTTCTCGAAGCTAGTGACCGTGGGATTGCTCGTGCGGCTGTAGGTATAGCCATCCTCTTCCGCAGCGAAGCGGCGTGCCGCAGTGGCGCAATCCGGTTGCACGAAGCTGCTGGTGAGATACAACGCCTCGCTATGCTCCCCCCACTGGCTGCGATCAATCGCCTCGCGCACAGCGAGCGTATCTGGATGCAGGCCTTGCGGCAATGTTCTGTCGGTCACGATAAATCCTTGCAACTTGTTCTCAGGACCGCCAATGTCCGGCATTGACGGCGGCGCGCCCTCGGGAGAATCGTGCGCGCTTCCAATTCGGTGCGGGCGGCGACTCAGCGCCACCCTTTGAGTCGGGCTTCAGCGAAAGACTCAGACCAGGGTGGCGTCCTCGTCGTCTTCCACCTGTTCATTGCGGCCTGCGTTGATCGCGCTAATGTCCACATCGGAAATGTCGCCAGTGATGTACTCGCCATCAAAACAGGATGCCTCGAAGCCCTGCACCGCTGGGTTGATCTTGCCCACGGCGACCTTCATGGCATCCACGTCCTGATAGATCAGCGCGTCTGCGCTGATGACCTGACGGATTTCCTCGACCGTGCGGTCATGGGCGACCAGCTCGGTCTTGGTGGGCATGTCGATGCCATAGACGTTCGGGTAGCGCACTGGTGGCGCGGCCGAAGCGAGATAGACCTTCACCGCGCCCGCGTCACGTGCCATCTGCACAATCTCCTTGGAAGTTGTGCCGCGCACGATGGAATCGTCGACCAGCAGCACCTTGCGGCCCTTGAATTCGCTGCCGATGGCGTTGAGCTTCTGGCGTACGGACTTCTTACGCGTGGACTGCCCCGGCATGATGAAGGTGCGACCCACGTAGCGGTTCTTCACGAAGCCTTCGCGGTACGGAATGCCCAGCAACTGGGCCAACTGCATCGCGCTTGGGCGACTGGATTCGGGAATCGGAATGATCGCGTCGATCTCGCTCGGCGGCACAGTGGAGATCACACGCTTGGCCAGCGTCTCCCCCATGTTCAAGCGCGCCTGATAGACGGAGATGCCATCCATCACCGAGTCGGGACGCGCGAGGTACACGTACTCGAACACGCAGGGGTGCAGCATCGGCGACTCGGCACATTGCTCGGATTCGACGCGGCCATCTTCGTGCACATACACGGCTTCGCCCGGGGCGATGTCGCGCTCGAGCTGATGCAGTGTGCCTTCGAGGGCCACCGATTCGCTGGCCATCATGATCGTGCCATCCGCACTCTTGCCCATGCACAGCGGACGAATGCCGTACGGGTCACGGAACGCGAGCAGGCCATATCCCGCGATTAGCGCGATCACCGCATACGAACCCTTGAGGCGCTTGTGCACCGCACGCACGGCCTTGAACACGTCTTCGCTCTTGAGCGGCGCGCCGCTGCTCGCACGCGCCAACTCGTGAGCCAGCACGTTGACCAGCACTTCGGAATCGCTCTCGGTGTTGGTGTGGCGGTGGTCGGTACTGGCGAGTTCTTCGCGCAGTTGCTTGGCATTGGTGAGGTTGCCGTTGTGCACCATCACAATGCCGAAAGGAGCGTTCACATAGAACGGCTGAGCCTCTTCTTCGCTCGAGGCATTGCCTGCAGTCGGGTAGCGGCACTGGCCCAAGCCCACCATGCCCGGAAGGCCACGCATGTTGCGGGTGCGGAACACATCGCGCACCATACCCTTCGCCTTGTGCATGAAGAACTTGCGTCCATCTTGCGTGACGATGCCTGCAGCGTCTTGGCCGCGATGCTGCAACAGCAGCAGGGCGTCATAGATCAGCTGATTGACAGGGGTCGCACTGACCACACCGACGATTCCACACATATTCGGTTTCCATTCTCTGGCGGGGGATATCCGCCGAACACTCACAAAAATTCAAAAAGAACTTGCGGGACCGCAATTGTCGCCGCTATTTCACATTTCAGACCGGAAGCCGCATCGCCATGTCGGCAGGAAGTACGGGCTTTATGGCGGCAAGGGCCTGCTCCAAGATGGGGCCCGAATGCGAAATTTTCCACCACTCGGCCTCGTGCATCGGCGTGAGCTGGGCCACCACGGCCACGACCAGCAGCACCAACACACCGCGCAGCAACCCGAAGATGCCGCCCAGTGCACGATCCGCAGGCCTGAGCCCCATGGCATCGATAAGCTTCTTCATGAGCCATGCCACAAAGCTGCAGGCAAAAATCGCCACCACGAAAACCAGCACGAATCCAGCGACCTGCTGGATCGTCTGGTCATAGTCTTTCATCGGAAGCAGCGCGGCTGCATCCACCGCGAACCATTGCGCGAGAAAGAACGCGATGATCCAGCTTGCCAGCGACAGCAACTCGAACACCAGTCCACGCCAAGCCCCAATGATCAGGGATCCGAGCAACACCACGATGCACAACCAATCCAGCGCAGCCATGCGCAGCTCCCGGTCAGTTCGTTGGCGTCAAAGCGGAATCACGGAAGCCGGAAGACCCAGCCCCTTGACCTTGCCCGCCGCCTTGTCGGCGTCGGCGCGGCCAGTGAACGGACCGACACGAACCCGGGTGCGTTTGCCATCCTTGGTGTCCACCGTCTGAGTGAACGCCTTCAAGCCCGCGCCCGCGAGCTTGCCGCGCACCTCCTGCGCCTTGTCGGCATCGGCGAACGCACCCACCTGCACGATGAAGCGCCCCTCGGCCTTGGCCGCAGCGGCGAAGTTGCTGGACGAGGACGAATCCTTGCCCTCCAGCAATGCGCGGGCACGTGCCGCGTCATCTGCGCGCTGCTTGGGTTCGGGCTTAGGTTCCGGTTTGGGCTCTGGCTTTGGCTCTGGCTTCACCTCGCGCTTGGGTTCTGGCTTGGCTTCAGGTTTCGGTTCTGGTTTGGGCTCAGGTTTGACTTCCGGCTTGCGCTCAGGCCTGACCTCGGGTTTGGGCTCCGGTTTGCGCTCGGGTTTGACTTCGGGCTTGACTTCAGGTTTGGAGGCCTGACGCTCGGTGAACGCCGGTTGCACCGCAGGCTTGGACGCGGCGGGCGTCGGGGGCACCACCGCTGCCACCGAGGAAGCGGGCTTGCGTGCTGGTGACGTGACGACTTCCTCGCCATCGGAAAGCCCCGTATCAGGCAAGGAGCCACCTGAGCGGGCAGCCGTCGCAGCGGAGCCCGGCGTACCCGGCACCACCAGCGGTGCCACAGTATTGCGATCCGGAACATCAACCGGCAAATTGACAGCAACGGGCCGCGGCTTGGTATCGAACAGCAGCGTGAACGCCGCCACGCCGGCAACCACCAGTACCGCAGCGCCGATCAGGCGATGGCGCGCACGGCGGCGCATGACCTCGACACTTTCCGCCTGCGCGGCGACGCGCGATCGGCGGGTGGCTTTGTTGTTGCCAGTGTCTTTTTCTTTCTGACCGGACCAAGGAAACTTGATGAATGCCATGTGGTATGGACGCGTTACGTACCCAGATGCTTGGCTTGCAGACGAGGCGTGCCATGTTGCAGCACACCGCCCACTGTGTAGAACGAGCCAAAGACCACGATTCTATCAGCCGGGTCGGCGGCAGCAATTGCGGCTTGTAACGCGGCTTCCGGGTTGGCGTGCAACGAGGTCTTCACCTCGCGCTTGGCACCCGTCACCATCTGCACGGCATTCCATTTCTGCTGCAGATGTGCGGCCGTATCGGCGCGCGGCGTGGGCAGATCAGTGAAATACCAGCGATCGATCAAAGGGCCAATCTTGGTGAGCATCGGAGTCAAGTCTTTGTCCGCCATAGCGCCAAACACGGCATGGGTGACGGGGAAATAGCCCATGGCATCCAGATTGGCCGTCAAAGCCGCCACGGAATGCGGGTTGTGCGCCACATCCAGCACCATGGTCGGCTGGCCGGGGATGATCTGGAAACGGCCCGGCAACTCAACCATCGCGAGACCCGTGCGCACGGCCTGCGCGGTCACGGGCAACTTGTCGCGGATGGCCTCGTAGGCAGCCAACACGCCAGAAGCGTTCACCAGTTGATTGGCACCGCGCAGCGCCGGATACGACAAACCCGCGTAGCGACGGCCACGCCCTGCCCAGGCCCATTGCTGCTGGTCTCCCGTGAAATTGAAGTCAATGCCGAAGCGCCACAGATCGGCGCCGATCTCGCGCGCGTGATCGATCACGCTCTGCGGTGCCATCGGGTCGCTGACCACAGCGGGCTTGCCGCTGCGCATGATGCCGGCCTTCTCGCGGCCAATGCTCTCGCGATCCGTACCGAGGAATTCCATGTGATCGAGATCGATGCTGGTGATGATCGCGCAGTCGGTATCGATGATGTTGGTCGCGTCGAGACGGCCACCCATGCCGACCTCAAGGATCGCCACATCGAGCTTGGAGATGCTCAAAAGGCGCAGGATCGCCAGCGTCGTGAATTCGAAATAGGTCAGCGAAATCTCGTCGCCACCTTGCACCCGCGCCGTTTCGACGGCCGCGAACTGCTCCACGAGCTGGGCCGCAGTGACGATCTCGCCATGCACGCGGCAACGTTCCTCGAAATGCACCAGATGCGGCGAGGTGAACACGCCCGGCTTGTAGCCCGACTGCAGGGCTACGGCTTCGAGCATCGCGCAAGTCGAGCCCTTGCCGTTGGTTCCGGCAACAGTGATCACGGGGCAGTTGAAATGCAGGTTCAGCCGCTTGGCCACCTCGCCCACGCGCTCCAGGCCCATTTCAATGTTGCGGGGATGCAGGCTTTCGCAATAGCTCAGCCAGCCATCCAGAGTGTCAGGTAG includes:
- the purF gene encoding amidophosphoribosyltransferase: MCGIVGVVSATPVNQLIYDALLLLQHRGQDAAGIVTQDGRKFFMHKAKGMVRDVFRTRNMRGLPGMVGLGQCRYPTAGNASSEEEAQPFYVNAPFGIVMVHNGNLTNAKQLREELASTDHRHTNTESDSEVLVNVLAHELARASSGAPLKSEDVFKAVRAVHKRLKGSYAVIALIAGYGLLAFRDPYGIRPLCMGKSADGTIMMASESVALEGTLHQLERDIAPGEAVYVHEDGRVESEQCAESPMLHPCVFEYVYLARPDSVMDGISVYQARLNMGETLAKRVISTVPPSEIDAIIPIPESSRPSAMQLAQLLGIPYREGFVKNRYVGRTFIMPGQSTRKKSVRQKLNAIGSEFKGRKVLLVDDSIVRGTTSKEIVQMARDAGAVKVYLASAAPPVRYPNVYGIDMPTKTELVAHDRTVEEIRQVISADALIYQDVDAMKVAVGKINPAVQGFEASCFDGEYITGDISDVDISAINAGRNEQVEDDEDATLV
- a CDS encoding CvpA family protein; translated protein: MAALDWLCIVVLLGSLIIGAWRGLVFELLSLASWIIAFFLAQWFAVDAAALLPMKDYDQTIQQVAGFVLVFVVAIFACSFVAWLMKKLIDAMGLRPADRALGGIFGLLRGVLVLLVVAVVAQLTPMHEAEWWKISHSGPILEQALAAIKPVLPADMAMRLPV
- the folC gene encoding bifunctional tetrahydrofolate synthase/dihydrofolate synthase; translated protein: MHNLPDTLDGWLSYCESLHPRNIEMGLERVGEVAKRLNLHFNCPVITVAGTNGKGSTCAMLEAVALQSGYKPGVFTSPHLVHFEERCRVHGEIVTAAQLVEQFAAVETARVQGGDEISLTYFEFTTLAILRLLSISKLDVAILEVGMGGRLDATNIIDTDCAIITSIDLDHMEFLGTDRESIGREKAGIMRSGKPAVVSDPMAPQSVIDHAREIGADLWRFGIDFNFTGDQQQWAWAGRGRRYAGLSYPALRGANQLVNASGVLAAYEAIRDKLPVTAQAVRTGLAMVELPGRFQIIPGQPTMVLDVAHNPHSVAALTANLDAMGYFPVTHAVFGAMADKDLTPMLTKIGPLIDRWYFTDLPTPRADTAAHLQQKWNAVQMVTGAKREVKTSLHANPEAALQAAIAAADPADRIVVFGSFYTVGGVLQHGTPRLQAKHLGT
- a CDS encoding SPOR domain-containing protein, translated to MAFIKFPWSGQKEKDTGNNKATRRSRVAAQAESVEVMRRRARHRLIGAAVLVVAGVAAFTLLFDTKPRPVAVNLPVDVPDRNTVAPLVVPGTPGSAATAARSGGSLPDTGLSDGEEVVTSPARKPASSVAAVVPPTPAASKPAVQPAFTERQASKPEVKPEVKPERKPEPKPEVRPERKPEVKPEPKPEPKPEAKPEPKREVKPEPKPEPKPEPKPEPKQRADDAARARALLEGKDSSSSSNFAAAAKAEGRFIVQVGAFADADKAQEVRGKLAGAGLKAFTQTVDTKDGKRTRVRVGPFTGRADADKAAGKVKGLGLPASVIPL
- a CDS encoding O-succinylhomoserine sulfhydrylase → MTDRTLPQGLHPDTLAVREAIDRSQWGEHSEALYLTSSFVQPDCATAARRFAAEEDGYTYSRTSNPTVTSFEKRLAAMEGTECAVATSTGMAAILLVALTTLKTGDHVICSQSMFGSTIKLLGTEMARFGVETTFVSQTDVQAWKDAVRPNTKLLFAETPTNPLTDLCDIAALAELAHAHGALLAVDNSFASPALQQPAKFGADIVVHSGTKFLDGQGRVMSGAVCGTVALVDKVMGTFLRSGGLNLAPFNAWVVMKGLETLSLRVKAESAAALGLATWLEAHPKVARVYYPGLKSHPQHELAMRQQNGLGGAVIAFDVVGEGSEQLRANAFHVVDSTRVCSITANLGDVKTTITHPASTSHGRLSEAQRQAAGVGQGLIRVSVGLEHLEDIKNDLSRGLDTLK
- the gltX gene encoding glutamate--tRNA ligase produces the protein MTQEKVRTRFAPSPTGFIHLGNIRSALYPWAFARANKGDFILRIEDTDVERSTQASVDVILEGMEWLQLDHDEGPFYQMQRMERYKEVLAVLQEKGYVYPCYMSMAELDALREKQMAAKEKPRYDGTWRPEPGKVLPAIPEGVKPVLRFKTPLTGVVGWEDKCKGHIEFQNSELDDLVIARPDGTPTYNFCVCVDDMDMTITHVIRGDDHVNNTPRQIHIFEALGATVPVFAHLPTVLNEQGEKMSKRNGAKAVTEYRDEGYLPDAMVNYLARLGWSHGDDEIFSRQQFLEWFNLDHLGRSAGQFDEAKLRWVNAQHLKAMDDVALTAMVKPFVIKTGVAESLIDADDRLVRIVGLFKDRCETLVDMAHWAKLFYMESIERNAEDYAKHVTDAVKPLLAAFATAMETVEWNKEAISAAIKQVLKDQGVKMPMLAMPVRVLTLGTAHTPSVDAVLELLGREKVLMNLKSA